Genomic segment of Rhodococcus rhodochrous:
CGTCACCGCTCCACCGATCGCCGGCTCGACGATGCGGGTACCCTCGCGGACGACACGATCGAGGGGGTCGAACATGGTGGGAAGATTCGAGCGTAACAAGGACACGATCCAGGAGGTCACCGAGTCGGCGGCCACCCACGTCGGCGCGATCGCGGGGATCATCACCGGAGCGGTCCGGGACGTCACCCGCGAGATCGGCGAACTGATCACCGACGCGATCGAGATGCGCGAGGCCGCCCGCGCGGCGCGCGACGACGACGAGCGTGCGGCGCGCGACGGCGAGGAAAGCGGAGAAGGGCCGGCGACGTCGGATCGTCGCTCGGCCCCTCCCGCGGAATAGCGGATCGAGTTCCTACCGGGTGGGGACGCCCGAGATGGTGCGGGTGACGAACTTCGCCACCTCGTCGCGCATCTCGCCGCTGCGCGGCACCGCGCCCGACATCCAGAACGCGCCGTGCACGAGCCCGTCGAACCGGCGGATCGTCACGTCCACGCCGGCTTCGCGCAGCCGCCGTCCGTAGAACTCACCTTCGTCGCGGAGCACCTCGTTCTCGGTGGTGAGCACCAGGGTCGGTGGCAGGGCGTCCACATCGGCTGCGCGTGCGGGCAGCGCATAGGGCGTCTCCGCGTCCCCGGGTGAGGTGAAGTACCGGTCGAGGAACCAGTCCATGTCGGCGGCGGTGACGATGTACCCCTCGGCGAACTCGCGGCGCGAGGGCAGGTCGGCAGCGCGGTCGAGCGCCGGATAGATCAGCACCTGTCCGCGCAGCACCGGTGCGCCTTCGTCACGAGCCCGCAACGCGACTCCGGCTGCGAGGTTGCCCCCGGCGCTGTCGCCCATCACCACCAGGTTGTGCGGGTCGCCGCCGTACTCGGCGATGTGGGCGGTGACCCACTGCAACGCAGCCCACGCGTCGTCGGCCGCTGCGGGGAACGGATGTTCCGGCGCCAGCCGGTATCCCGCGGTCACCACGGTGGCTCCGGTCGCCAGGGCGACCGCCCGGGCCGGTTCGTCCACGACGGTGAGGTCGCCCGCGACGAACCCGCCGCCGTGGAAGTAGAGCACCACCGGCTGCGGTCCGGTGTCCGCCCCGGGGGTATAGATCCGCAGGGGGAGATCGACGCCGTCGCTCTCGTAGTGGGTCTCGTCGACGCGAGCGACGTCCTGCGGTGGGAGTTGGAGGTCGGTGAAGGTCGCGATCGTCGCGCGGACCTGATCGACCGTCATCTGCGAGAACGAGGTGAATCCCTGCTGCCGAAGTCCTGTGATGAGGCCTGCGGCGTGCTCGTCGAGTGCCATGGGTGCTGTCCTTCCGAGTGATGGGGAGTTCGGTGCCCTACGAGGCGGCCGGGACGGTGGCTCGCGCCGGGGCCAGGTCGAAGCCGACGTAACCGCCGTCGACGACCTCGGCGCAGACCTGCCGGTAGGTCGGGGCGCCGCCGAGGTAGACCATGCAGGCACGCGGTTTACCGGGGATGTTCGCGCCCATGTACCACGAGTCGGTCTGCGGCAGCAGCGTCTGCTCGGCGATCTCGGTGGTGGTGCGCACCCAGTCGGCTTCGGCCTCGGCGGTGGGTTCGATGACGTCGAGATCGTGTGCGCGCAGATACGCGATCGCGTCGGTCGCGAAGTCGACGTGGTCCTCGATCGCCAGCGGCATGTTGTAGAGCACCGAGGGTGACTGAGGTCCGGTGATCGTGAACAGATTGGGGAACTCGTTGCTCATGATGCCGAGATAGGTGCGCGGTCCGTGCGCCCACCTGTCGGCCAGGCGCACACCGTTGCGTCCGCGGATGTCCATGGCCATGAGCGGTCCGGTCATGGCGTCGAAGCCGGTCGCGAGCACGATGGTGTCGACCTCGTAGGTGCGGTCGCCGACGCGCACACCGGTCTCGGTGATCTCGCTGATCGGGGTGCTCTTCACATCGACGAGGTGCACGTTGTCGCGGTTGTAGGCCTCGTAGTAGTTCGTCTCGAGCGGCGGACGTTTCGTGGCGTAGGCGTATCCCCGGGGTGCGAGCTTGTCGGCCTTGGCCGGGTCCTGCACCCGTTCACGGATCCGCTCGCGGATGTACTCGGCGGCGGTGTCGTTGGCCTTCCGGTCGAAGAGGATGTCCTGGAAACTGTCGATGAACAGGCGGAACCCACCCGCGTTCCAGCGTTCGTCGAACACCCGCCGACGCTCCTCGGCATCGACGGCGAGCGCCGACGGCCGGACCTGGTCGAACGGAACACCCAGGAAGTGGTTGCGTGCGGCCTCTCTCAGTTCGGGGTAGACCTGCTTGGCCTCGTCCAGCACCTGCGGGTCGAGCGGACCGTTCCCGAGCGGGGTGGCGAACTGGGGTGTGCGCTGGAATACCACCAGTTCCGCGGCCTGCTGCGCGATCAGTGGGATCGCCTGGATCCCACTGGCACCGGTGCCGATGATCGCGACGCGCCTGCCGGTGAAGTCGACGGGCTCGTGCGGCCAGTTCCCGGTCAGCAGCACCTGCCCGCGGAAGTTGTCGATGCCTCCGAACTCGGGCTTCTTGGGAACCGAGAGGTTGCCGGCGCCGGAGATGAACCACCGGGCCGTCACGGTCTCGCCGGTGTCGGTGCGGACCGTCCACCACGAGTTCTCGTCGTCCCAGTGCACACCGATCACCCGAGTGCCGAATGTGATTCCCTTCCGCAGGTCGAAGCGGTCGGCCACATGGTTCAGGTAGCGGAGGATCTCCGGCTGCCCGGCGAACTTCTCGCTCCACTGCCACTCCTGCTGCAGGTCCTCGTCGAACGAGTACGAGTAGTGGATCGACTCGATGTCGCAGCGGGCGCCGGGATAGCGGTTCCAGTACCAGGTGCCACCCACATCGTCGCCGGCCTCGAAGACCCGCACGGACATGTTCATCCGGTCGCGCAGTCTGTGCAGCGCGTACAGGCCGGCGAATCCGGCTCCTACGACGACGACGTCGGTGTCGGGGGTGGTGGAGGAAGTGGTCATCTGTCCTGGCTCCTCGGTATCGGGGATGTCGCTCCGGCGTCGAACCGGAGGTCTGCATCGACGATGACGTGGATCACACACGAGGACGCGGGGTGAATTACCCCATTGGTTACCTGTGTTGGCCGTCACACGACCACCCGGGTATGTTGGGCCCACTATCTCTGAGAAGCGTGACGATGGAATCTGCCCTGCCGGAATCTGCACCACCCCGCACCCCGGGGCCCACCCGTTCGGTGACGACCTTCATCGGTCGCCGTCGCGAGATCGACGAGGCCCGGTCGTGTCTCCAGCGGACCCGGTTGCTGACGATCCTCGGTCCGGGTGGTGTGGGAAAGACCCGGGTGGCGGAGGAACTGGCGGTGCGCACCTCGCGTGCGTTCCGCGATTCGTTCCGCTGGATCGATCTGGCGGTGGTGCGGGATCCGGAGTCCGTTCCCTCGGCTGCAGCGGCCGCTCTGGGGGTGACCGACCAGTCCACCAGGCCTGTGATGGACAAGATCATCGACCGTCTCCGCGACGAGCACATGCTGATCGTGGTCGACAACTGCGAACACCTGATCGCGACCGTGGCCGATTTCGTCGCTGCCGTCCTCGGTGGCGCGCCAGAGGTGCGGATCCTCGCGACCAGTCGTGAGCCGCTCGCGGTGGCGGGGGGAGGCGGAGTACGTGCTTCCCCCGCTGACGACACCGGACGGATCGACGGGGAACCGGGCGGCCGATCTCGGGCGGTTCGAAGCGGTGGGTCTTCTCGTGGAACGGGCCCGGCAGGTGGTCCCGGGCTTCGAGGTGACCGACGGCAATGCCGATGCCGTTGCGCAACTGTGCATCGCGCTCGACGGCGTGCCGCTCGCTCTCGAACTCGCGGCCACCCGGCTGCGTTCGTTGTCTCCGGCGCAACTCGTCGACCGACTCGATCGTCGTTTCGCGCTGCTCACCGGAGGCAGTCGCGTGGCGGTGCCGCGGCAGCAGACGTTGCGTGCGCTGATCGACTGGAGCTACGAACTGTGCTCCGATGCCGAGCGGACGCTGTGGGCGCGATTGTCGGTGTTCACCGGCAGTTTCGACCTCGAAGCCGCGGAGACCGTCTGCGCCGACGACGATCTCCCGAGCGAGCAGGTCATCGACCTGCTCGACAGGTTGATCGCGAAATCACTTGTGGGAGTCGATCGTTCGTCTGCCGTGTTGAGGTACTCGCAACTGGTGACCGTGCGCGAGTACGGTCACGAACTGCTCGACGCCCGCGGGGAGCGCGAGCAGTTGTACCGGCGGCATTGCGAGCACTATCTCGACCGCGCCCGTCGCTGCGCCGAGAGTTGGTACGGGCCGAAGCAATCCGCCCTCCTGTCCTCCATGCGCGCCGACCATGCGGATTTCATGGCAGCGCTCGACCGGCCGATCCGGGACGACGACGAACTCGCCTCGGGGGCGGCGCTCGCCGTCGCGCTGCGCTATCACTGGATCGCGGGCGGCTACCTGTCCACCGGACGGGCCCGGCTCGAACGACTCCTGCAGCGACTTCCGCGCTCGAACAGCGAGCGCGGGAACGTGCTGTGGGTGACCGCGTGGACGGCCCTCATCCAGGGAGACCGCGACGGGGCGGCGGTCCACCTCGACGAGTGTCGTTCGATCGCAGACGAATGCGACGACGTACGGTTGCGGGCCCACTGCGATCACTGGAGTGCCCTGCACGCACTGTTCTGCGGGGCGACGGCCGAGGCGATCGACCTCTACCTCCGTGCGGCCCGGGTCCATCGTGCGCACGGCGACCACGCCGCCCACCTGACCTGCCTGTTCCAGCTGGCCATGGCGCAGACCTACGACGGACGACTCGACGACGCGCTGGAGACGTGCGCTCGTGTCGTCGAGATGGCGGACCAGCACGGTGAGCGGTGGAACAAGGCCTACGCGCTGTGGGTTTCGGGACTCGCGCATTTCCATCTCGGACGCCTCGACTCTGCGGTCGGAGCGGCGAACGGCGCGCTCGTCGTCCAGCGCGATTTCGAGGACAAGATCTGCACGGCGCTGTCGCTCGAACTGCTGGCCTGGTCGGCGGGCGCCGAAGGCGATACGGAGAAGGCAACAAGCCTGTTCGGGGCTGCACGGACGGTGTGGCAACGTCTCGGTACGACGATCGCAGCATTCGGGCCGCACATCGAGCAGGACTCGATCGCAGAGGAGCGTCGTCTCCGGGAAAGGGTGGGGGAGACGGACACCGTCGGCTCTCCTCACCCGCAGTCCGGCATGAGCATCGTCGATCTCGTGGACAGCGCACTGGAGCCGAGGGAGTCCTCGGGAAGGCACGTCTCGCGTGCTCAGGCCTCCGACCGTCGGCACCGCGGTGCGGACGAGCCCGCCTCCCGGACCTCCCCGCTGACGAAGAGGGAACAGGAGATCGCGGGACTCGTCGCCGGAGGCCTGAGCAATCGCGCGATCGCCGACCGGCTCGTGATCTCACGCCGGACCGTCGACGGTCACGTCGAACGGATCCTCGACAAACTCGGCGTGCACTCCCGCACGCAGGTCGTCTCGTGGTTGCATGCCCACGGGGCGCCCGGAGCGTGACCGTGCGGGACGACGCTCCGGCTCAGGACCGGGCCGGGACCGATTCCCGGCGTGCCGCGGGCACCTTCGTGATCACCGTGAGCGCGACGGACACCAGCGCGATGATGCCGATGGTGGTGTAGGCGAGGGTGTAGGCCTTGTCGTCGCCGAGGAGCGTGGACGCGATGATCGGGCCGATGATGCCGCCGATGCTCCACCCGATGAGCATCAGGCCGTAGATGGCGCCGGCGTTGCGGACCCCGAAGAAGTCGCCGGCGGTGGCGGGCATGGTGCCGAATGCGCCGCCGTAGCAGAGGTAGATGATCGCGGCCAGGATCGAGAACAACACCACGCCGGTGGCATGCGGCAGCACGATCAGGCACACGCCCTGCAGCACGAGCAGTGCGGTGAAGGTCTTCATCCGGCCGATACGGTCGGAGATCGCCGCCCACACGATCCGGCCGGCGCCGTTGAAGATCGCGAGCACGCCCACGAGTGCCGCCGCGCCGGAGGCGCTGAAACCGGCGATGTCGGACGCACTCGGCTTCGCCTGCGAGATCAGGGAGATGCCGGCGGTCACGCACAGGGTGAGGATGGCGGTCAGGAGATACCACTGGGGCGTGCGGAGGGCCTCGCCCTGGGTGTACTCCTTGCCGCGGTCCGCTCCGCCGCCGTTGCGGCCGACGGGGTCGAAACCCGGCACGGTGTACCCCTCGGGCGGGTTGCGGAAGAGTGCCGCACCGGCCAGCGACATCACGAGGTAGGCGATACCCAAGGGCAGGAAGGCGCTCGTGGGGTCGTCCGGATTCCGGTCGATGAGCCACTGCGCGACCGGCGAGGTGAGCACGGCGCCGAACCCGAAACCGCCCACGGCGAGTCCGGTGATGAGACCGGTCTTGTCGGGGAACCACTTCTGCAGCATGGCGATCGGGACGATGTACGCGAAGCCCAGCCCGAAGCCACTGATGATGCCGTATCCGAGGATGAGCAGCCAGTAGTCGTCGGCTCCGTCGGTGAACGAGGCGAGGAGGATGCCGAGCGCGTAGATGATGCCGCCGATCAACGCGACGACCCGGGGACCTTTCAGGTCCTGCAGTCGGCCACCGAGATAGGTGCCGATGAAGATCATGCCGATGGTGACGGTGAACGGCAGTGAGGCCCGGACCGTGCTCAGTTGCCAGGAGTCGGCGCTCTCGAGGGCTCCGCCGAAGACCGACCACGCATAGACCGCGCCGATCGAGAACTGCAGCAACAGACCCCCGGCGACGAGGAGCCAGCGGAAGCTGCCCGGAGGCTGTGCCGTCGGGGCGTCGCCGTGTGGTTCGCGCGTGGGCTTGCCGGAGTCCATGCGTTCTCCTTCGTCCTGCCCGCGAGCCGGATCTCAGCTGCGGTAACGAACGGGTTCCCCGCGATCGACTCGTTCACGCTGGGGAACGACGGTGTACTTGGGATCCTTCGCCGACGCGATGCCGGCCTCGTAGACTCCGACTCGCGTACACAGCGAACCGACCATGAGTGCGGCACCGGACACTGCCGACACCACCCGATTGCGGCGACCGACGAGTGCGCCGAGCGCGCCGGCCACCGTCAATGCCTTACTGGCCTTCATCAGTCGCCCGGGGCGGCCCTGGTGGAGCGTCTCGGCCGACAGGCCCATCGACTTCTCCATCTGCTGCTCGGTCGCGAGTTCGACGAGCGCGCCGCCGACGGCGAAGGCGCGCGCCGGCCCGGCCTCGGCGACCGGTGCGCCCAACAGTCCGAGACCTCCCGATGCGGCGGCCGCGGACCCGCAGAACACGAAGGGAATCTCCTTGTAGGCGGAGTGCCATGCCGGAGTTGCGGTGTCGGACAACAGGACCCCGGTGTAGGCGGCGACCGGCGGTGCCGTCAGCGCACCCACGATCCCGGCGGGCCGTCCGAGGGCGAGCAGCAGGCGCACCGGTCCGCGCTTCCATCGGGCGGGGAGCATCTCGGCAATCTCCGCGACCGCAGCGAGGCCCGCGAACGGACCGTGCAGCGACAGGATCCACGTACCGACCGACATCGGGGAGGTCGGTTTGGCGACCCGCAGCATGTTGAGGAATCGGCTCGGTTTGCCGAGATCGTGGACCAGCGCACCGACACTGACGAGCAGCGATGTGAGCGAGCCGAATCGGGCGACGCGACGGAGGGCGGGCCGCCCCGTGAGATCGGCACCCGCAGCGAGCAGCGAACTGCCCGCGGCCACGCCACCGGTGAACAGATAGATCGCGATGTCGTGTTCCCACGGAGCCGGTTTCACGATCTGGCGCCCGTAATAGGATTCGAAGTCGGCCTCCGGCACCATCACCCGGTCGCCGCCGCGACCACCTCCGGACCGGCGGGAGTTGCCCGGGCTGCCGCCGTGCTGCACCTGTGTCATCAGCGCCTCCTCAGGAACGACGCGGCGGCGCCCGCCAGCATCGCGACCGCTGCCACGGCGGCGCGGGTCCACATCTCCGGCAGATCCTTGGTCGTCACCACCGGATCCGGCGGCAAGCCGTAGACCTCCGGTTCGTCGAGGAGCAGGAAGAAGGCGCCGGTCCCGCCGACCCCGTCCTCGGGATCGTTGCCGTAGAGCCGTGCCTCGCTCACGCCGCGCTCGTGCAGGGCTGCCAGTCGTTCCTCGGCGCGGGCGCGCAGTTCCTCGACGTCGCCGTACTGGATCGACTCCGTGGGGCACGCCTGCGCGCAGGACGGGGTCTGGCCGTCGGTGAGCCGGTCGTAGCAGAGCGTGCACTTCTGGGCGATACCGACCTTCGGGTCGCCCTCCGGACCCTTGCGGCGGTCGATGACGCCGTACGGGCACGCGGCCACGCAGTATCCGCAGCCGTTGCAGATGTCGTCCTGCACGACCACCGTGCCGAACTCGCTGCGGAACAGCGACCCGGTCGGGCACACGTCGAGGCACGCCGCGTGGGTGCAGTGCTTGCACACGTCCGAGGACATCAACCAGCGGAAGTCCGGCTTCTCCTCCTCCGGAAGTTCCGTCGGGGTCGCGCCGACGGTCGGCATCCCCAGCGAGACCGGGGGTTTCGACTCCGCGGGGCGCTCGATGAAGGCGACGTGCCGCCACTGGTTGGCGTTGAGCGAATGACTGTTGTCGTACGAGGTGCCGAGCATCGCGAAGAGGTTCTCGGGGACGTCGTTCCACTCCTTGCAGGCCACCTCGCAGGCCTTGCATCCGATGCACACGCTGGTGTCGGTGAAGAAGCCCTTGCGAGCCGGCGGATCCTCGTACCCGGCATCGGGTGCCGGGTCGATCGGTCCGAAGAAGCTGTTGGGGCCGGTCACTCGTCCTCCTCCGGGGGATGTCGGTCGTCCGAAGCCTCCGGGGCACGTGGGTCGTCCGAGGCCGTATCGCCGTCCGGGACCGTCACGATGGGTGGGTACACGTGATCGGTTACCCCGGCCCGCCGCGCATATCCCTCGACGTACTCCCGCAGTGCCGCTCCGGACGGTCGGCGTCCGGCCCGGACGTCGCACGTACCGACCTTGGTCTCCTGGATGAGCACGTTGGGGTCCAACGTGATTCCGAACAGATCGTTGGTCGAGTCGCCGGTCACCATGCCGCCGCTGCCCCAGTGATAGGGCATCCACACCTGGTGGACGGTCCGTCCCTCCACCTTCAGCGGGCGCAACCGCTCGGTCACCAGCACCCGGCCCTCGATCGCGGAGCGGGCGGTGACGACGTGGCACCAACCCATGTGCTCGAGTCCGCGTTCGGCCGCCAGGGCGGGGGAGACCTCCACGAACATCTCCGGTTGCAGTTCGGCGAGATGTTCGAGATAGCGGCTCATGCCGCCGGCGGTGTGGTGCTCGGTGAGACGGCTCGTCGTGAACACGAAGGGGAACACGTCGATGTGGTCCTCCGGCGGCGCCGGATTCATCGGGTTGTCGTCGCGGCGGTACTCCTTGCGCGTCGGGTTGGCCTGCTGCGCGTAGAGCGGGTTGCGGAAGGGCGACTCCACCGGTTCGTAGTGCGTCGGCATCGGACCGTCGACGAGCCCCTGCGGCACGTAGAGGGCACCCTTGCCGTCGCCCTGCATGATGAACGGGTCGATCCCCTCG
This window contains:
- a CDS encoding alpha/beta hydrolase, whose product is MALDEHAAGLITGLRQQGFTSFSQMTVDQVRATIATFTDLQLPPQDVARVDETHYESDGVDLPLRIYTPGADTGPQPVVLYFHGGGFVAGDLTVVDEPARAVALATGATVVTAGYRLAPEHPFPAAADDAWAALQWVTAHIAEYGGDPHNLVVMGDSAGGNLAAGVALRARDEGAPVLRGQVLIYPALDRAADLPSRREFAEGYIVTAADMDWFLDRYFTSPGDAETPYALPARAADVDALPPTLVLTTENEVLRDEGEFYGRRLREAGVDVTIRRFDGLVHGAFWMSGAVPRSGEMRDEVAKFVTRTISGVPTR
- a CDS encoding flavin-containing monooxygenase, producing MTTSSTTPDTDVVVVGAGFAGLYALHRLRDRMNMSVRVFEAGDDVGGTWYWNRYPGARCDIESIHYSYSFDEDLQQEWQWSEKFAGQPEILRYLNHVADRFDLRKGITFGTRVIGVHWDDENSWWTVRTDTGETVTARWFISGAGNLSVPKKPEFGGIDNFRGQVLLTGNWPHEPVDFTGRRVAIIGTGASGIQAIPLIAQQAAELVVFQRTPQFATPLGNGPLDPQVLDEAKQVYPELREAARNHFLGVPFDQVRPSALAVDAEERRRVFDERWNAGGFRLFIDSFQDILFDRKANDTAAEYIRERIRERVQDPAKADKLAPRGYAYATKRPPLETNYYEAYNRDNVHLVDVKSTPISEITETGVRVGDRTYEVDTIVLATGFDAMTGPLMAMDIRGRNGVRLADRWAHGPRTYLGIMSNEFPNLFTITGPQSPSVLYNMPLAIEDHVDFATDAIAYLRAHDLDVIEPTAEAEADWVRTTTEIAEQTLLPQTDSWYMGANIPGKPRACMVYLGGAPTYRQVCAEVVDGGYVGFDLAPARATVPAAS
- a CDS encoding ATP-binding protein → MSRSRWRGEAEYVLPPLTTPDGSTGNRAADLGRFEAVGLLVERARQVVPGFEVTDGNADAVAQLCIALDGVPLALELAATRLRSLSPAQLVDRLDRRFALLTGGSRVAVPRQQTLRALIDWSYELCSDAERTLWARLSVFTGSFDLEAAETVCADDDLPSEQVIDLLDRLIAKSLVGVDRSSAVLRYSQLVTVREYGHELLDARGEREQLYRRHCEHYLDRARRCAESWYGPKQSALLSSMRADHADFMAALDRPIRDDDELASGAALAVALRYHWIAGGYLSTGRARLERLLQRLPRSNSERGNVLWVTAWTALIQGDRDGAAVHLDECRSIADECDDVRLRAHCDHWSALHALFCGATAEAIDLYLRAARVHRAHGDHAAHLTCLFQLAMAQTYDGRLDDALETCARVVEMADQHGERWNKAYALWVSGLAHFHLGRLDSAVGAANGALVVQRDFEDKICTALSLELLAWSAGAEGDTEKATSLFGAARTVWQRLGTTIAAFGPHIEQDSIAEERRLRERVGETDTVGSPHPQSGMSIVDLVDSALEPRESSGRHVSRAQASDRRHRGADEPASRTSPLTKREQEIAGLVAGGLSNRAIADRLVISRRTVDGHVERILDKLGVHSRTQVVSWLHAHGAPGA
- a CDS encoding OFA family MFS transporter, which encodes MDSGKPTREPHGDAPTAQPPGSFRWLLVAGGLLLQFSIGAVYAWSVFGGALESADSWQLSTVRASLPFTVTIGMIFIGTYLGGRLQDLKGPRVVALIGGIIYALGILLASFTDGADDYWLLILGYGIISGFGLGFAYIVPIAMLQKWFPDKTGLITGLAVGGFGFGAVLTSPVAQWLIDRNPDDPTSAFLPLGIAYLVMSLAGAALFRNPPEGYTVPGFDPVGRNGGGADRGKEYTQGEALRTPQWYLLTAILTLCVTAGISLISQAKPSASDIAGFSASGAAALVGVLAIFNGAGRIVWAAISDRIGRMKTFTALLVLQGVCLIVLPHATGVVLFSILAAIIYLCYGGAFGTMPATAGDFFGVRNAGAIYGLMLIGWSIGGIIGPIIASTLLGDDKAYTLAYTTIGIIALVSVALTVITKVPAARRESVPARS
- the nrfD gene encoding NrfD/PsrC family molybdoenzyme membrane anchor subunit translates to MTQVQHGGSPGNSRRSGGGRGGDRVMVPEADFESYYGRQIVKPAPWEHDIAIYLFTGGVAAGSSLLAAGADLTGRPALRRVARFGSLTSLLVSVGALVHDLGKPSRFLNMLRVAKPTSPMSVGTWILSLHGPFAGLAAVAEIAEMLPARWKRGPVRLLLALGRPAGIVGALTAPPVAAYTGVLLSDTATPAWHSAYKEIPFVFCGSAAAASGGLGLLGAPVAEAGPARAFAVGGALVELATEQQMEKSMGLSAETLHQGRPGRLMKASKALTVAGALGALVGRRNRVVSAVSGAALMVGSLCTRVGVYEAGIASAKDPKYTVVPQRERVDRGEPVRYRS
- a CDS encoding 4Fe-4S dicluster domain-containing protein, which translates into the protein MTGPNSFFGPIDPAPDAGYEDPPARKGFFTDTSVCIGCKACEVACKEWNDVPENLFAMLGTSYDNSHSLNANQWRHVAFIERPAESKPPVSLGMPTVGATPTELPEEEKPDFRWLMSSDVCKHCTHAACLDVCPTGSLFRSEFGTVVVQDDICNGCGYCVAACPYGVIDRRKGPEGDPKVGIAQKCTLCYDRLTDGQTPSCAQACPTESIQYGDVEELRARAEERLAALHERGVSEARLYGNDPEDGVGGTGAFFLLLDEPEVYGLPPDPVVTTKDLPEMWTRAAVAAVAMLAGAAASFLRRR